AAGCTGATTGCCTCGGCCGCCACTGCTGCTGCCGGCGCCGTGTCGCCCGAATACCTGCTCAACGCCGGTTTTACCAGCAGTGTCAAGCTGGACCTGGCTGGGGTGAGCTATACGGCTTCCGCCGACAGCCTGCTGCGCAGCGGCAGCTACAAGACCTGGCTCTCGGGCGCGGTCAACAACGAGTGGCTGGTATCGGCGCCCCTGAAGACGGCCGCTGGCGTGGCCCACCCCCACCTGACCGCGCGCTTTGCCATCCGCGCGGCCACGGCGTCGCAGCGCGCCCGCGTGGACGTCACGATCGAGAACAACTGGGCCTTCGAGGCGGCGCCGCAAAACATTACTTACGATGCACAGGTGGAAGTGGGCGGCCAGACCGTCTATACCAAGCTGGGCATGGCCCATTATCACCACGCCCGCTGGCGCAAGGTGTTCTGGTGGGGCGGCGAGCCGCAGGTCCACGTCAAGCACAATGTGGCTTATCTGCTGGCGACCAAAGCGGTTCCCAACTATGACCGCAGCATTGCCTTCACCGAGACCAAGCTTGCTTCATGGAAGAACGCATGGACCGGGACCAAGGTCGAGCCGATGGGTGTTGGCCTCTTGAATCCCTACATGCCGGCCACGGGCGGGCGCGACGAACTGGGCCAGATGCCGGCCTGGACTGCAACCTACCTGCTGACCATGGACAAGCGCCTCAAGGATGTGGCATTGGGCACGGGCGACCTCGGTGGTAGCTGGTCCACGCACTACCGTGACCAGGTAACCGACCGCCCTGTCAGCATTCTGAACTACCCTTACATGACCGTGCTGGCACCGCGCACCGACACGCTCAACCCGGCCACCAAGAAGTATGAGGCATTCCCGGCCTGCGCCACCTCGACCTCGTGCAGTACGCCGTACAGCCATGACACCTCGCACCAGGCCAGCATGGCGTATGTGCCCTACCTCGTCACTGGGGACTACTACTATCTCGAGGAATTGCAGTTCTGGGCCATGTACAACGTCTTTTCCGGCAACCCGGCTTATCGTGAACATAGCAAAGGTCTGGTCAAGTCTGACCAGGTCCGCGGCCAGGCCTGGAGCCTGCGCAGCCTGGCCGAAGCGGCCTACATCACCCCGGACAGCGATGTGCTCAAGTCCCATTTCGCTTCCTTCGTGAAGACCAACCTGGACTGGTACGACGCCAACTACACCAACAACCCAGGCGCCACCACGCTGGGCGTGCTGACCCACGGCTACGCCATCGCCTATGACAGCGGCACCGGTATCGCTCCATGGCAAGATGACTTCTTTACTGCCTCCATCGGCCGTCTGGTGGAACTGGGATTTAGCCAGGCCAAGCCGCTGTTGCAGTGGAAATCGAAGTTTGCCATCAACCGCATGACGGAAGCCGGTGCCTGCTGGGTAACCGGGTCGATCTACTCGCTGAAGGTACGCAGCACGTCGACCGCCCCGTTCTACCCGACCGTCGCTCAGGCATGGAAGGCAAGCCACACGGCAGCATTCGCAGCCCTGCCTTGCGCTGGTACGGAAATGGCAGCGTCGCTCAAGCTGCGTGTTGGCGAAATGACGGGCTATTCGGGTGTGCACACGGGCTACCCGTCCAACATGCAGCCGGCCCTGGCCTACGCGGCCGACGCTATGGGAACCCATGGTGCAGCAGCCTGGAGCACGTTCATGAACCGCAGCGTCAAGCCCAATTATGGCCTGGGCCCGCAGTTCGCCATCGTGCCGCGCTAAGCGGACCGTGGCCCGGCAAGGGGAAGCGCAAGCTTCCCTTTTTTTCTGCCCAGCCAGCCCTGCTTGGGCGGAAGCGGCGTCAGATCCTTGGAGGCCGCCGGCAGAATGCGCAGCCTGAGGACAACGATCAAGCCGAACATTGCGTACAGCATCTCGAAGTAAGCAAAACTAAGTCCCGCGCCGCCGAGGCAGAATGCGAAAATCGACAGCTGCAGCATCGACGCCAGATGGGCGATCCACGCCGTTTCCGCAAAACGGCGCGCCTCCAGCGTGATCTTCCTGGCACCCATGAATGCCAGGGCCAGGAAGCTCAGATAAATTCCGAGTCCGACAAAGCCATGGTCGCCCATCACCTGGAAATACACGCTGTGCGCGGCCCGGGCCGTGGTCGGATTAGGCAGCGCATCACCTGTATAAAAGAAGGGATACATGAAGAAGTCCTGGGACAGGCTGGCCCATACCGGGAAATATTCAAGGGCCTTGAAGCCGCCGCCGAAGATCGGGTGGCGCATCGCCATGATGAAGCTGAGCTTCCATGCCGTCACGCGGCCCATGAAAGAGGCATCATCGCCAGCTTCACTGATGGTATCCATGCGCGAGGCCCAGTCGTCACTGACGATGTTCGACAGGGCGGCCACCAGGATGACGGTGAGGATCGCCAGCAAAATCTTGCGTTCGCTCTTGATGAACATATAGCCGGCAAGGCCCATCAAGGCCAGGAAGCCGCCCCGTGACTGGGTACCAATGATGGCCGCGACCAGCAAACCCATCAGGCCCAGCAGGCCCAGCCGGATCAGGTTGGAGCGCTGGCCATATTCACCCACCAGATAGCCGCACAGTGGGAGGATCATGACGAATGCCAGTGCCAGCTCGTTACGGTCGCCCAGGGCGTGGCCGTGGAACCCTGCAATCATGTGCCCGCCGCCACTGGCGACAAATTTGAGCGCTTCGAGCCCCCCGTAAAAGCCGATCGAGGCCACCGCACACCAGACAAAGAATTCCACATGCAGCTTTTTCTGGAGGACCAGCACAATGAAGACGAACAGCAGCATGACCTTGAAAAAGCGCACCCAGTATTCCCAGGCGATTTCCGGCAAGCCTTCCGTCATCACGGTCGATACCGTGGTCCAGAAAAAGAACAGAAAGATGACCCCGCCCAGCGCGCCAAACTGCACGCGCGGCTTGTCCTTCATCGCCAGGTAGCCAAGGATGGCGATGGCGGTAAAAATGAGGTTGTAGCGGATACCGACGCCCATGCCGTACAGCCAGGCGTTGGGAAAAAACATCGCGGTCCAGAACCACATGCCCACGGCAATAAAAGGCCGGCGGGCCATGGCATACAGGATCAATGGCAGCAACGCCAGAAAGTACACATCACGCATCGGGCGACTTTACCTTCTTCTTCTTTTTACTTGGCAAAGCGCCATCTTCGCGTAGTGCCCAGAAGCACAAGTACACGACGCCGAGCAGGTTGCCTGCCCACAGAATCGTTTCCATTGATTCATCCTTGCAATTTTGATGTGCAGGTATTGTACCGGAGTCGACCCGTGATTCTTTTGGACATTACATATGAAAATGGCCACTTTCGTGGCCATTAATCAATTAGTTACAATTTTGCTTGCAACCGTCCATTGTAAATACTTACCAGATGATTACGCGGTCCTGAGGCGCCAGATACATCTTGTCGCCCGGTTTGGTGCCGAAGGCTTCATGGAAGGCAGGCTGGTTCAGCATGGTGCCGTTGGCGCGGAATTTGCCCGGCGAGTGCGGATCGGTTTTGATCTGTACCACCTGGGCAGCTTCGCGCATCTTGATGCGCCACACCTGGCCAAACCCCATGAAGAAACGCTGGTCGCCCGTCAAGCCATCGATCACCGGTGCCGGCTTGCCGCCCAAGGACAGGCGGTAAGCCTTGTGCGCGATCGCCACGCCTGAATTGTCGCCAATGTTTTCGCCCAGCGTCAGCGCGCCATTGACGTTATACCCTGGCAGGGGCGAATAGGCATCGTACTGCTTGACCAGCAAGTCGGCCTTGGCCTTGAACTTGGCCCGGTCCTCTGCCGTCCACCAGTCGCGCAGGTTGCCGTCGCCATCGTACTGGCTGCCCTGGTCATCGAAACCATGGCTGATCTCGTGGCCGATCACGCCGCCGATGGCGCCATAGTTCACCGCGTCGTCAGCCTGCATGTCAAAGAACGGCGGCTGCAGGATCGAGGCCGGGAACACGATTTCGTTCATCGCCGGATTGTAGTAGGCGTTGACCGTCTGCGGCGTCATGCCCCACTCTTCGCGGTCGATTGGCTTGCCCAGCTTGGCCACTTCGCGCTTGGTGGTGAACTGGGCAGCGCGCATCATGTTGCCAACCAGGTCGCCGCGCGAAATGGCCAGCGGGCCGTAATCGATCCACTTGTTCGGGTAGCCAATCTTGGGCGTGAACTTGGCCAGCTTGGCCTGCGCCTGCTTCTTGGTCTCGGGGCTCATCCAGTCGAGCGTGTCAATGCTCTGGCGATAGGCTTCCAGCAGATTCTTGACCAGCACTTCCATGCGCGCCTTGCGCTCGGCCGGGAAGTGCTTTTGCACGTACTGCTTGCCCACTGCCTCGCCCATCGCGCCTTCCACCACATTCACACCGCGCTTCCACAGCGGCTGGTTCTCGGTCACGCCGCTCAGGGTCGTGCCGTAGAAGGCGAACTTGGCGTCCACGAATGGCTTGGACAGGTAGCCGGCGAATTCGCGCACCAGCTGGTACTCGAAATACGCCTTCCAGGTATCGAGGTCGGTGCTTTTCAGCGCGCTGTTGAACCCCGTCAGGTAGCCGGGCTGGTTGACGATGATGTAATCGACCTTGTTGCCGATGCCGCTGGCAGCCAGCGCCGACGTCCAGTCATAGCCTGGGGTCAGTTCGCCCAGCTTCGCGACCGGCACCTTGTTGTACATCTTGACCGGATCGCGGTTCTCGACCTTGGACCACTGGGCCTTGGCCAGCTCCGTCTCCAGCGCCAGGATCTTCGCTGCCGCCTTGACCGGGTCCTTGTGGCCGACCATGCCAAGCATCTGCGCCACGTGCTTTTCGTATGCTGCGCGCACGGCCGACAGCTTGGCGTCGTCCTTGTTCAGGTAATAGTCGCGGTCGGGCATGCCCAGGCCACTCTGGTAGATATTGGCGGCGTAGCGGGTCGAGTCGCGCCCGTCCTGGCTGATGTACAGCGCATACGGCACGCCCACGCCCATGCCCGACAGGTGCGAGATCAGGCCGGGGATCGCCTTCTTGTCGCGCATGGTGCGGATTCTGGTCAGCTCGCGTGCCAGCGGCTTGTAGCCCAGCTGCTCGCGCCGCGCTTCGTCCATGTAGCTGGCGTACAGGTCACCGATCTTGCGCGCTTCCGCGTCCGCCTTCTTGTCCTGCTGCGCGCCCTCGATGATGGCGCGGATCTGTGGCTGCACGTCGTCATACAGCTTGGCAAACGAACCCCAGCTCGATTTGTCGGCCGGGATCTCGGTGGTCTTGAGCCATTTGCCGGCCAGGTGATCAAAGAAATCATCTTGCGGGCGCACCGACGGGTCGATGTGCTGGATGTCGATGCCCGATAGTGGCGTCGCTGGCGCCGTGGTGGCGACGCCGGGTTTGGGCGCCGCCGGCGCGGCCGGCTGGGCCACGGCAAAGGCGGCCATCAGGCTCA
This region of Massilia sp. PAMC28688 genomic DNA includes:
- a CDS encoding putative O-glycosylation ligase, exosortase A system-associated, producing MRDVYFLALLPLILYAMARRPFIAVGMWFWTAMFFPNAWLYGMGVGIRYNLIFTAIAILGYLAMKDKPRVQFGALGGVIFLFFFWTTVSTVMTEGLPEIAWEYWVRFFKVMLLFVFIVLVLQKKLHVEFFVWCAVASIGFYGGLEALKFVASGGGHMIAGFHGHALGDRNELALAFVMILPLCGYLVGEYGQRSNLIRLGLLGLMGLLVAAIIGTQSRGGFLALMGLAGYMFIKSERKILLAILTVILVAALSNIVSDDWASRMDTISEAGDDASFMGRVTAWKLSFIMAMRHPIFGGGFKALEYFPVWASLSQDFFMYPFFYTGDALPNPTTARAAHSVYFQVMGDHGFVGLGIYLSFLALAFMGARKITLEARRFAETAWIAHLASMLQLSIFAFCLGGAGLSFAYFEMLYAMFGLIVVLRLRILPAASKDLTPLPPKQGWLGRKKGKLALPLAGPRSA
- a CDS encoding M13 family metallopeptidase — encoded protein: MKRYLLSTLTLSLMAAFAVAQPAAPAAPKPGVATTAPATPLSGIDIQHIDPSVRPQDDFFDHLAGKWLKTTEIPADKSSWGSFAKLYDDVQPQIRAIIEGAQQDKKADAEARKIGDLYASYMDEARREQLGYKPLARELTRIRTMRDKKAIPGLISHLSGMGVGVPYALYISQDGRDSTRYAANIYQSGLGMPDRDYYLNKDDAKLSAVRAAYEKHVAQMLGMVGHKDPVKAAAKILALETELAKAQWSKVENRDPVKMYNKVPVAKLGELTPGYDWTSALAASGIGNKVDYIIVNQPGYLTGFNSALKSTDLDTWKAYFEYQLVREFAGYLSKPFVDAKFAFYGTTLSGVTENQPLWKRGVNVVEGAMGEAVGKQYVQKHFPAERKARMEVLVKNLLEAYRQSIDTLDWMSPETKKQAQAKLAKFTPKIGYPNKWIDYGPLAISRGDLVGNMMRAAQFTTKREVAKLGKPIDREEWGMTPQTVNAYYNPAMNEIVFPASILQPPFFDMQADDAVNYGAIGGVIGHEISHGFDDQGSQYDGDGNLRDWWTAEDRAKFKAKADLLVKQYDAYSPLPGYNVNGALTLGENIGDNSGVAIAHKAYRLSLGGKPAPVIDGLTGDQRFFMGFGQVWRIKMREAAQVVQIKTDPHSPGKFRANGTMLNQPAFHEAFGTKPGDKMYLAPQDRVIIW